One Setaria italica strain Yugu1 chromosome I, Setaria_italica_v2.0, whole genome shotgun sequence DNA window includes the following coding sequences:
- the LOC101769535 gene encoding heavy metal-associated isoprenylated plant protein 3-like, whose amino-acid sequence MGKEGEEQAVAANTDASGDAAAGEDNKDKESNDKDKNKGKDQDSKDKGKKPPPPLPVVTAVLKVDMHCDGCAKRIRASVHRYPGKNNQAAYLTFSLRLSLKVMRADDRCRLPGVEGVAMEVDKGSMTVVGRFDAKKLRDRVANKTRKKVDLVGNNNAGNKGGGGGGGNNKGGGGNQQKGASEEDGKPEKEHDGDKEDKVHALTYVQ is encoded by the exons ATGGGCAAG gagggcgaggagcaGGCCGTCGCGGCCAACACCGACGCGTCCGGcgatgcggcggcgggggaggacaACAAGGACAAGGAGAGCAACGACAAGGACAAGAACAAGGGGAAGGACCAGGACAGCAAggacaaggggaagaagccgccgccgccgctccccgtgGTGACGGCGGTGCTCAAGGTCGACATGCACTGCGACGGCTGCGCCAAGCGCATCCGCGCCTCCGTCCATCGCTACCCAGGCAAGAATAACCAAGCTGCGTACCTTACCTTCTCTCTCCGTCTCTCTCTGAAAGTGATGCGTGCTGATGATCGGTGCCGCCTGCCAGGTGTGGAGGGCGTGGCGATGGAGGTGGACAAGGGCTCCATGACCGTGGTCGGCCGCTTCGACGCCAAGAAGCTGCGGGACCGCGTCGCCAACAAGACCAGGAAGAAGGTCGACCTCGTCGGCAACAACAATGCCGGCAacaagggaggcggcggcggtggggggaacaacaagggaggcggcggcaacCAGCAGAAGGGCGCCAGCGAAGAGGACGGCAAGCCGGAGAAGGAGCACGACGGCGACAAGGAAGACAAG GTTCATGCTTTGACGTACGTGCAGTAG
- the LOC111256115 gene encoding heavy metal-associated isoprenylated plant protein 3-like gives MMQPVIGTVVLRIGSTGLHCEGCMNRIRHKLFKIKGVEQVKMDMAKNQVTVTGTMDTKALPEKLRKKLRRPVDVVPAKDGKDKDGKQQEGGGGKDKDGKEKDGGKDAATKKLTAELEAWKAAFYVQQSLTNAEFMLSDENPNACAVM, from the exons ATGATGCAGCCGGTGATCGGGACGGTGGTGCTCAGGATCGGCTCCACGGGGCTCCACTGCGAAGGCTGCATGAACCGCATCCGCCACAAGCTCTTCAAGATTAAAG GCGTGGAGCAGGTGAAGATGGACATGGCCAAGAACCAGGTGACGGTGACGGGGACCATGGACACCAAGGCCCTGCCGGAGAAGCTCCGCAAGAAGCTGCGGCGGCCCGTGGACGTGGTGCCGGCCAAGGACGGCAAGGACAAGGACGGGAAGCAGCAGGAGGGCGGCGGTGGCAAGGACAAGGACGGGAAGGAGAAGGACGGCGGCAAGGATGCGGCGACCAAGAAGCTGACGGCGGAGCTGGAGGCGTGGAAGGCCGCCTTCTACGTCCAGCAGTCCCTGACCAACGCCGAGTTCATGCTCAGCGACGAGAACCCCAACGCCTGCGCCGTCATGTGA